The Rhodopseudomonas palustris genome window below encodes:
- the fliM gene encoding flagellar motor switch protein FliM, producing MAGQDQLDQDAIAAQWEASMASEDPEAAAKAAAENELTGTMAEQWAAMVEDGGRDLGGGKNGGERVLSQEEIDNLLGFSVGEVHLDENSGIRAIIDSAMVSYERLPMLEIVFDRLVRLMTTSLRNFTSDNVEVSLDRITSVRFGDYMNSIPLPAVLCVFKAEEWQNFGLATVDSSLIYSMIDVLLGGRRGQAALRIEGRPYTTIETNLVKRLLEVVLADAEQAFRPLSPVSFSIDRLETNPRFAAISRPANAAILVRLHIDMEDRGGNIELLLPYATIEPIRGVLMQMFMGEKFGRDQVWEGHLATEIVQADISVDAVLYEAELPLRQLMALQVGDTLPLELRADATVAVRCGSVVLTEGRMGRVGDRVAIRVTKPLRKPLTTYAMFERTDEQSKMMEAQ from the coding sequence ATGGCTGGCCAGGACCAACTCGACCAGGACGCAATTGCCGCCCAATGGGAAGCCTCCATGGCATCGGAGGATCCCGAGGCCGCGGCAAAGGCGGCAGCGGAGAACGAACTAACCGGGACGATGGCGGAGCAATGGGCCGCCATGGTCGAGGATGGCGGCCGCGATCTCGGCGGTGGCAAGAACGGCGGCGAGCGGGTGCTGTCGCAGGAGGAGATCGACAATCTCCTCGGCTTCAGCGTCGGCGAGGTCCACCTCGACGAGAACTCCGGCATCCGCGCGATCATCGACTCCGCGATGGTCTCCTATGAGCGTCTGCCGATGCTCGAAATCGTCTTCGACCGCCTGGTGCGGTTGATGACGACCAGCTTGCGTAACTTCACCTCGGACAACGTCGAAGTTTCGCTCGACCGCATCACCTCGGTCCGGTTCGGCGACTACATGAACTCGATCCCGTTGCCGGCGGTGCTGTGCGTGTTCAAGGCCGAGGAGTGGCAGAACTTCGGGCTCGCCACCGTCGACTCCAGCCTGATCTATTCGATGATCGACGTGCTGCTCGGCGGCCGCCGCGGCCAGGCCGCGCTGCGCATCGAAGGCCGGCCCTACACCACGATCGAAACCAATCTGGTGAAGCGGCTGCTCGAGGTTGTGCTCGCCGACGCCGAACAGGCGTTCCGGCCGCTGTCGCCGGTGTCGTTCAGCATCGATCGGCTCGAGACCAATCCGCGCTTCGCTGCGATCAGCCGGCCCGCCAACGCCGCGATCCTGGTCCGCCTGCACATCGACATGGAAGACCGCGGCGGCAATATCGAGCTGCTGCTGCCATACGCCACGATCGAACCGATCCGCGGCGTGCTGATGCAGATGTTCATGGGCGAAAAATTCGGCCGTGATCAGGTCTGGGAAGGCCACCTCGCCACCGAGATCGTCCAGGCCGATATTTCGGTCGACGCCGTGCTTTACGAAGCCGAACTGCCGCTGCGGCAACTGATGGCGCTGCAAGTCGGCGACACCCTGCCGCTGGAGCTGCGCGCCGACGCCACCGTGGCGGTGCGCTGCGGCAGCGTCGTACTCACCGAAGGCCGGATGGGCCGGGTCGGCGACCGCGTCGCCATTCGCGTCACCAAACCGCTGCGCAAGCCGCTCACCACCTACGCCATGTTCGAACGTACCGACGAGCAGAGCAAAATGATGGAGGCACAATGA
- a CDS encoding MotE family protein translates to MNALRDIRILPVVLVAVFGLAVLKIAGLVLDGGYVFDYDPNATKPSWAQENLNFPGRKPIDPDITGSVHGEPKKKEEEKPAVAPPEQTKPAETEPETPAISPSERAILERLQARRQELEARAREVEIRESLLKAAEKRIESKVQEMKETEGQIGKATEEKSEAEAARFKGIVTMYESMKPKDAAKIFDRLEMPVLIEIATQIAPRKMSDILGLMSAEAAEKLTVEMARRATGKASVSASVAVLPKIEGRPTPRQ, encoded by the coding sequence ATGAACGCACTTCGGGATATCCGCATCCTTCCGGTTGTTCTGGTCGCGGTCTTCGGCCTCGCTGTGCTGAAGATCGCCGGACTGGTGCTCGATGGCGGCTACGTGTTCGATTACGATCCGAACGCGACCAAGCCTTCATGGGCTCAGGAGAACCTGAACTTCCCCGGACGGAAGCCGATCGATCCCGATATCACCGGCTCGGTGCATGGCGAGCCGAAGAAGAAAGAAGAAGAAAAGCCAGCGGTTGCGCCGCCGGAACAGACCAAGCCGGCCGAGACCGAGCCCGAGACCCCGGCAATTTCTCCATCTGAACGCGCGATCCTCGAGCGGCTGCAGGCGCGCCGCCAGGAACTTGAAGCGCGTGCCCGCGAAGTCGAGATCCGGGAGAGCCTGCTCAAGGCTGCAGAGAAGCGGATCGAGTCCAAGGTCCAGGAGATGAAGGAGACCGAGGGCCAGATCGGCAAGGCGACCGAAGAGAAATCGGAAGCCGAAGCGGCGCGCTTCAAGGGCATCGTCACGATGTACGAGTCGATGAAGCCGAAGGATGCGGCGAAGATCTTCGATCGTCTGGAAATGCCGGTGCTGATCGAAATCGCCACCCAGATCGCGCCGCGGAAGATGTCCGACATCCTCGGCCTGATGTCTGCCGAAGCCGCCGAAAAGCTCACTGTGGAAATGGCGCGGCGCGCCACCGGGAAGGCGTCGGTGTCCGCATCGGTGGCGGTGCTGCCGAAGATCGAAGGCCGCCCGACGCCGCGGCAGTGA
- a CDS encoding DUF6468 domain-containing protein — MSHIFAIVIESLVAVLLLVTVGYCWLLNKRLLRLKADEQSLKATIGELITVTEIAERAIGGLKLTVREVNENLGRDIAAASALSDQLKKQLGEGDNVLRRLSKIVAAARPGGEQPAAAVSAAQANAAAAQAFAERRRHNGLAA, encoded by the coding sequence ATGAGCCACATTTTCGCAATCGTGATCGAAAGCCTGGTCGCCGTGCTGCTCCTCGTCACCGTCGGTTATTGTTGGCTGCTCAACAAACGCCTGCTGCGGCTGAAGGCCGACGAGCAATCGCTGAAGGCGACGATCGGCGAGCTGATCACCGTCACCGAGATCGCCGAACGGGCGATCGGCGGCCTCAAGCTCACGGTGCGCGAGGTCAACGAAAACCTCGGTCGTGACATCGCCGCGGCCTCCGCGCTGTCCGACCAGCTCAAGAAGCAGCTCGGCGAGGGCGACAACGTGCTGCGGCGCCTGTCGAAGATCGTCGCGGCGGCGCGTCCCGGCGGCGAGCAGCCGGCGGCGGCGGTGTCGGCGGCGCAGGCCAATGCGGCCGCGGCGCAGGCTTTTGCGGAACGCAGGCGACATAACGGCTTGGCTGCATGA
- a CDS encoding GrlR family regulatory protein, which translates to MLLKGLYKVEFETPRRKAVGVIFASDGRLHGGSSAFAYIGAYEQNGQTIHGTITARRHTSDPAIQSVFGVDEVRVDFHGSTIGDYAQVEGMAAEAPSLGFKALLTRISS; encoded by the coding sequence ATGCTGCTGAAGGGTCTCTACAAGGTGGAATTCGAAACGCCGCGGCGCAAAGCGGTCGGCGTGATCTTCGCATCCGATGGCCGGCTGCACGGCGGCAGTTCGGCATTCGCCTATATCGGCGCCTACGAACAGAACGGCCAGACGATCCACGGCACCATCACGGCGCGCCGGCACACCAGCGATCCGGCGATCCAGTCGGTGTTCGGCGTCGACGAGGTGCGGGTCGACTTCCACGGCTCGACGATCGGCGACTACGCGCAGGTCGAAGGCATGGCGGCGGAAGCCCCGTCGCTCGGCTTCAAGGCGCTGCTGACACGGATCAGCAGCTAA